One segment of Solanum lycopersicum chromosome 1, SLM_r2.1 DNA contains the following:
- the LOC104645467 gene encoding uncharacterized protein, giving the protein MAWHYNLSSILLFAFIYFIHDGMITAITARRLLQTPSFTGSATPSFSMPAVPSFSTPTTLSPSMPATPSFSNSPGLSKPENPSFSKPQTPSFSKPVTPSLSKPENPSFSKPETSSFSKPETPSFSKPGTSSFSKPETPSFSTPTTPSFSNSPSLSKPEIPSLANPNIPSFSKPETPSFSKPETPIFSKPETPSFSKPEAPSFSKPETFTFSKSETPTFSKPQNPSFSKSETPSFSQPEAPSFSKTETPSFSKPETPSFTKSETPSFSKPETPSFSKPKTSSFSKPKTPSFSKPDTSSSPKLETSTFSKPTSLSFSDPKTPGSPKSENPTFAKSETPSFSMVETPKSSNHITPTSPKPETPTLSKPQTPTFSKTGIPSFSKTETPSSTKPEIPSFSKPDTSDSPKPETSDSPKLETPSFSKPKTSSFSKPETPSFSKPEIPTFSKSETPSSPKLETHTFSKPEIPSSPKPETPCFSKPETPSFPKFETPSFSKPETPSFPKFETPSFSKPDMSSSPKSETPSFSKPKTPSSPKSEITTFTKPEMPSSPSPKTQNSLKPETPSFSKSETPSFPKHEAPSSPTPEISSFSKPETSSSLSLSSSVNPETPSFSKSETPSSPNLETPSFPKPETPSFSKPEILTSPKTENPSFSKPETSSSPNPKTPTFSKPETPSSLKPEMLSSPKPETPSSQKPETPSSLKPQTPSSPKPETPSFEKLETPSSLKPEMPSSAKPEMPSSPKPETPSSPKPKTPSSTKPETPSFPKLETPSFPKPETPRFQKPETPSSAKPEMPSFPKPETPSFPKPETPSSPKPETPSSAQPEMPSSPKHETPSSPKHETPSSSKPDIPSFETPSFPKPVTPSSLCPDTPSSPKSETPSSSKHEILRSPNFEKPSFLNPEIPSLLKPETTNSSKSDISAAPEPETPSVSRHEIPSAPNREVPATPKSKIPTLTKPELPVISDPEILSVLKTEMPKPSKQTLSTSP; this is encoded by the coding sequence ATGGCTTGGCATTACAACTTGTCCTCCATCTTATTGTTTGCTTTTATATACTTTATCCATGACGGCATGATAACTGCTATAACGGCACGTCGCCTTCTTCAAACCCCTAGTTTTACAGGATCCGCTACTCCTAGTTTTTCAATGCCCGCTGTCCCAAGTTTCTCGACGCCCACTACCCTTAGTCCCTCAATGCCTGCTACCCCAAGCTTCTCCAATTCCCCCGGTCTTTCAAAGCCTGAGAACCCTAGTTTCTCAAAGCCCCAAACTCCTAGTTTCTCAAAGCCTGTAACACCTAGTTTGTCAAAGCCTGAGAACCCTAGTTTCTCTAAACCTGAAACATCTAGTTTCTCAAAGCCCGAGACTCCTAGTTTCTCAAAGCCTGGAACTTCTAGTTTTTCAAAACCTGAGACCCCTAGTTTCTCAACACCAACTACCCCAAGTTTCTCAAATTCACCTAGTCTTTCAAAGCCTGAGATCCCTAGTCTCGCAAATCCTAATATCCCTAGTTTTTCAAAACCTGAAACACCTAGTTTCTCAAAACCTGAAACACCTATTTTCTCAAAGCCCGAAACTCCTAGTTTCTCAAAGCCTGAGGCACCTAGTTTTTCAAAACCTGAAACCTTTACTTTCTCAAAATCAGAGACCCCTACATTTTCAAAACCCCAGAATCCTAGTTTTTCAAAATCTGAAACCCCTAGTTTCTCACAACCTGAGGCTCCTAGTTTCTCAAAGACAGAAACTCCTAGTTTCTCTAAGCCAGAGACACCTAGTTTCACAAAGTCTGAGACACCTAGTTTCTCAAAGCCTGAAACTCCTAGTTTCTCAAAACCTAAGACTAGTAGTTTCTCAAAGCCCAAGACTCCTAGTTTTTCAAAACCTGATACCTCTAGTTCTCCAAAGCTTGAGACTTCAACTTTTTCAAAGCCCACATCTCTTAGTTTCTCCGATCCCAAGACCCCTGGTTCACCAAAGTCTGAGAATCCTACCTTTGCAAAGTCTGAGACCCCTAGTTTTTCAATGGTCGAGACTCCTAAATCCTCAAATCATATTACTCCTACTTCCCCAAAGCCCGAGACCCCTACTTTATCAAAGCCTCAGACTCCTACTTTCTCAAAGACTGGGATCCCAAGTTTCTCAAAGACAGAGACCCCTAGTTCTACAAAACCCGAGATTCCTAGTTTTTCAAAGCCTGACACTTCTGATTCCCCAAAGCCAGAGACCTCTGATTCTCCAAAGCTCGAGACCCCAAGTTTTTCAAAGCCTAAAACCTCTAGTTTCTCAAAGCCTGAGACTCCTAGTTTCTCAAAGCCTGAGATTCCTACTTTCTCAAAGTCTGAGACTCCAAGTTCCCCAAAGTTAGAGACTCATACATTCTCAAAGCCTGAAATTCCAAGTTCTCCGAAGCCTGAGACCCCTTGTTTCTCAAAACCCGAGACCCCTAGCTTCCCAAAGTTTGAGACTCCTAGTTTCTCAAAGCCCGAGACCCCTAGCTTCCCAAAGTTTGAGACTCCTAGTTTTTCAAAGCCTGATATGTCAAGTTCCCCAAAATCTGAGACTCCGAGTTTTTCAAAACCTAAGACTCCGAGTTCCCCAAAGTCTGAAATCACTACTTTCACAAAACCTGAAatgccaagttctccaagcCCTAAGACACAAAATTCCCTAAAGCCTGAGACCCCCAGTTTTTCAAAGTCTGAGACTCCTAGTTTTCCAAAGCATGAGGCACCAAGTTCCCCAACGCCCGAGATATCAAGTTTCTCAAAGCCTGAGACTTCAAGTTCTCTAAGTCTTTCAAGTTCCGTAAATCCTGAAACTCCTAGTTTTTCAAAATCCGAGACTCCAAGTTCCCCGAATCTTGAGACCCCTAGTTTCCCGAAACCCGAGACTCCTAGTTTTTCAAAGCCTGAGATTCTAACTTCCCCTAAGACCGAGAATCCTAGTTTCTCAAAGCCCGAGACTTCAAGTTCCCCGAATCCCAAGACTCCTACATTTTCAAAACCTGAGACGCCAAGCTCCCTAAAGCCGGAGATGCTAAGTTCCCCAAAGCCCGAGACCCCAAGCTCTCAAAAGCCTGAGACACCAAGTTCCCTAAAGCCCCAGACTCCAAGTTCCCCAAAGCCCGAGACGCCAAGCTTCGAAAAGCTCGAGACGCCGAGCTCTCTAAAGCCCGAGATGCCAAGTTCCGCAAAGCCCGAAATGCCAAGCTCCCCAAAGCCCGAGACTCCAAGCTCCCCAAAGCCCAAGACCCCAAGTTCCACAAAGCCTGAGACTCCAAGCTTCCCAAAGCTCGAAACGCCAAGCTTCCCTAAGCCCGAGACTCCAAGATTCCAAAAGCCCGAGACGCCAAGTTCCGCAAAGCCCGAGATGCCAAGCTTCCCTAAGCCAGAGACTCCAAGCTTCCCAAAGCCTGAGACGCCAAGCTCCCCTAAGCCTGAGACGCCAAGTTCCGCACAACCCGAGATGCCAAGCTCCCCAAAGCACGAGACCCCAAGTTCCCCAAAGCACGAGACGCCAAGCTCCTCAAAGCCTGACATCCCAAGTTTTGAGACTCCAAGTTTTCCAAAACCTGTAACTCCTAGTTCACTATGTCCCGACACACCAAGTTCCCCAAAGTCTGAGACGCCAAGTTCGTCGAAGCATGAGATCCTAAGATCTCCAAATTTTGAGAAACCTAGTTTCTTAAATCCAGAGATACCCAGTTTATTAAAACCCGAAACCACTAATTCTTCAAAGTCTGATATTTCAGCAGCCCCAGAACCT
- the LOC104645468 gene encoding protein PELPK1-like: protein MITTTTARHILQTPSFSTPTTPSFSNSPGLPKPASPSFSNSLSLSKPEIPSFSKPETPSISKPETPSFSKPKTPSFSKPETPSFSKPETPSFSKPETPSFSKPQTLSFSKSKAPSFSKSETLSFLKPETPSFSKPENPSFSKPETSGFSKPETPSFSKPETPSFSKPKIPSFSKSETPSFSKPETPSFSKPEIPTSPKPKIPTFSKPDIPSFSKPKTPSFSKCETPTFSKSKTPSSPKPETPDSLNLEAPSFSKSENPSLSKLEIPTFSNPETPSSPKSETPTFPMYEILSSPKFETSNSPKPETPSYSKPKTPSFSKPEIPSSPKSETPISPKFEIPTFSKPKNPISPNPENPSSPKHVTPSFSKPDTPSFSKPVTPSFSKPKTPSSSKPEAPSSPTPETPSITKPETPNFSKLETPSSPKPETPIFSKPKIPSSPKPENPSSPKPETPSFSKPEIPSFSKSETPSSPKHETPGSAKSDTPSFPKPKTPSSTKPEMPSSAKPEMPSLTKPENPSFPELENPSFVKPETPSSPKPHTPRFKTPNFPIPETPSSQKPDTPSSPKSETQSSPNLETPSFPKFEIPSFSKPEVPSFFKFESSNSSKPVIPAAPTEP, encoded by the coding sequence ATGATTACTACTACAACAGCACGTCACATTCTACAAACTCCTAGTTTCTCAACGCCCACAACCCCCAGTTTCTCAAATTCCCCCGGTCTTCCAAAGCCTGCTAGCCCAAGTTTCTCCAATTCACTCAGTCTTTCGAAGCCCGAGATTCCTAGTTTCTCTAAGCCCGAAACTCCTAGTATCTCAAAGCCAGAAACTCCTAGTTTCTCAAAACCCAAAACTCCAAGTTTCTCAAAACCCGAAACTCCTAGTTTCTCAAAACCCGAAACTCCTAGTTTCTCAAAACCCGAGACTCCTAGTTTCTCAAAACCACAGACCCTTAGTTTCTCAAAGTCCAAAGCTCCTAGTTTCTCAAAATCCGAGACTCTTAGTTTCTTAAAACCTGAAACTCCTAGTTTCTCTAAGCCAGAAAATCCTAGTTTCTCAAAGCCTGAGACATCTGGTTTCTCAAAGCCCGAGACACCTAGTTTCTCCAAGCCCGAGACTCCTAGTTTctcaaaacccaaaatccctAGTTTCTCAAAGTCCGAAACTCCTAGTTTCTCAAAGCCGGAAACTCCTAGTTTCTCAAAGCCTGAGATTCCTACTTCACCAAAGCCCAAAATTCCTACTTTCTCAAAGCCCGATATCCCAAGTTTTTCAAAGCCAAAGACCCCTAGTTTCTCTAAATGTGAGACTCCTACTTTCTCAAAATCTAAGACTCCTAGTTCTCCAAAGCCCGAGACTCCTGATTCTCTAAATCTCGAGGCCCCTAGTTTTTCAAAGTCTGAAAACCCTAGTTTATCAAAACTCGAGATTCCAACTTTCTCAAATCCTGAGACTCCGAGTTCCCCAAAGTCTGAGACCCCAACTTTCCCAATGTATGAAATCCTAAGTTCTCCAAAGTTCGAGACCTCAAATTCTCCAAAGCCTGAGACCCCTAGCTACTCAAAGCCAAAAACCCCTAGTTTCTCAAAGCCAGAGATACCAAGTTCCCCAAAATCTGAGACTCCAATATCCCCAAAGTTCGAGATCCCTACTTTTTCAAAGCCTAAAAACCCCATTTCTCCAAATCCCGAGAACCCAAGTTCCCCTAAGCATGTAACCCCTAGCTTTTCAAAGCCTGATACCCCAAGTTTCTCTAAGCCCGTGACTCCAAGTTTCTCAAAGCCTAAGACTCCAAGTTCCTCAAAGCCTGAGGCGCCAAGTTCTCCAACGCCCGAGACACCAAGTATCACAAAACCCGAGACTCCTAATTTCTCAAAGCTTGAGACTCCAAGTTCTCCAAAGCCCGAGACCCCTATTTTTTCAAAACCCAAGATCCCTAGTTCTCCAAAGCCTGAGAATCCAAGTTCTCCAAAGCCCGAGACCCCTAGTTTCTCAAAGCCTGAGATTCCTAGTTTCTCAAAGTCCGAGACCCCAAGTTCCCCAAAGCATGAGACCCCAGGTTCCGCAAAGTCTGACACGCCAAGCTTCCCAAAGCCTAAGACGCCAAGCTCCACAAAGCCTGAGATGCCAAGTTCCGCAAAGCCTGAGATGCCTAGCTTAACAAAGCCCGAGAACCCAAGTTTCCCAGAGCTCGAGAACCCAAGTTTCGTAAAGCCCGAGACGCCAAGCTCCCCAAAGCCTCACACCCCAAGATTCAAGACTCCAAATTTTCCAATACCCGAAACTCCTAGTTCCCAAAAGCCCGACACACCAAGTTCCCCAAAGTCTGAGACGCAAAGTTCGCCGAATCTTGAGACACCAAGTTTTCCTAAATTTGAGATTCCTAGTTTCTCAAAGCCAGAGGTACCTAGTTTCTTTAAATTCGAATCCTCTAATTCTTCAAAGCCTGTTATTCCAGCAGCCCCAACAGAACCCTAG
- the LOC109119813 gene encoding protein PELPK1-like → MPEIPELPKPKVLELPNLKVPIMHKPEIPELPKPKVPEIPKLEVPTMSKPEISELPKPKVFELPTMPKPEIPELPKPKVPELPKLKVPAMPKTEIPQLPKPKVPELPKLKVPTIPKPEIPELPKPKVPELPKLKVPTMPKLEIPELPL, encoded by the coding sequence ATGCCTGAAATCCCAGAACTACCAAAGCCAAAAGTCCTCGAGCTTCCAAACCTAAAAGTCCCAATTATGCACAAACCTGAAATTCCAGAACTACCAAAGCCAAAAGTCCCTGAAATTCCAAAGCTAGAAGTACCAACTATGTCAAAGCCTGAAATTTCAGAACTACCAAAGCCAAAAGTTTTCGAGCTTCCAACTATGCCAAAGCCTGAAATTCCAGAACTACCAAAGCCAAAAGTTCCAGAGCTTCCAAAGCTAAAAGTCCCAGCTATGCCAAAGACTGAAATTCCACAACTACCAAAGCCAAAAGTTCCCGAGCTTCCAAAGCTAAAAGTCCCAACTATACCCAAGCCTGAAATCCCAGAACTACCAAAGCCAAAAGTTCCCGAGCTTCCAAAGCTAAAAGTCCCAACTATGCCAAAGCTTGAAATCCCGGAACTACCTCTGTGA
- the LOC109119816 gene encoding protein PELPK1-like — translation MAQYYHLSSLLLLALLNLFFIYGNITEATARHLLETSLPEIPKQELPKFPALPKPEIPTMPKPELPTIPKPELPTFPKPQLPTLPKPKMPEIPAMPKLEFPPLKKSEIPAVPKTEVPPAMKKPEVPTLPKPELPNMPKPEIPELPKPKVPELPKPEVPTMSKPEIPELPKPKATELPKLKVPTIPKPEVPTLPKSEIPELPKPEIPELPKPKVPTMPKPEIPELPKPKAPELPKLKVPTMPKLEASTMPKTEIPELPKPKVPELPKLKVPATPKPEISELPKPKLPELPKPEVPKMPKPEIPELPKPKLPELPKPEVPTIPKTEIPELPKPKVPELPKLKVPTMPKPEIPELPKPTLPSLSPPYKPATP, via the coding sequence ATGGCTCAGTATTACCACTTATCCTCTCTTTTACTACTTGCATTACTCaatttattcttcatttatggCAACATAACTGAAGCGACTGCACGCCACCTCCTAGAGACGTCCCTCCCTGAGATTCCTAAACAAGAACTCCCCAAATTCCCAGCCTTGCCAAAGCCTGAAATCCCAACTATGCCAAAGCCTGAGCTTCCAACCATTCCAAAACCTGAGCTACCAACTTTCCCCAAGCCCCAGTTACCAACTTTGCCAAAGCCAAAGATGCCTGAGATACCCGCAATGCCAAAATTAGAGTTTCCTCCCTTGAAAAAGTCAGAAATTCCAGCAGTGCCAAAGACTGAGGTTCCTCCAGCTATGAAAAAGCCTGAAGTTCCAACTTTACCAAAGCCTGAGCTACCGAATATGCCAAAGCCAGAAATTCCAGAACTACCAAAGCCAAAGGTCCCAGAACTTCCAAAGCCAGAAGTACCAACTATGTCAAAGCCTGAAATCCCAGAATTACCAAAGCCAAAAGCCACAGAGCTTCCAAAGCTAAAAGTCCCAACAATTCCAAAGCCTGAAGTACCAACTCTGCCAAAGTCAGAAATCCCAGAACTACCAAAGCCAGAAATTCCAGAACTTCCAAAGCCAAAAGTACCAACTATGCCAAAGCCTGAAATTCCAGAATTACCAAAGCCAAAAGCCCCAGAACTTCCAAAGCTAAAAGTCCCAACAATGCCTAAGCTTGAAGCATCAACTATGCCAAAGACTGAAATCCCAGAACTACCAAAGCCGAAAGTCCCAGAGCTTCCAAAGCTAAAAGTCCCAGCAACGCCAAAGCCAGAAATCTCAGAACTACCAAAGCCAAAACTCCCAGAACTTCCAAAGCCAGAAGTACCAAAAATGCCAAAGCCTGAAATCCCAGAACTACCAAAGCCAAAACTCCCAGAACTTCCAAAGCCAGAAGTACCAACTATCCCAAAGACTGAAATCCCCGAACTACCAAAGCCAAAAGTCCCAGAGCTTCCAAAGCTAAAAGTCCCAACTATGCCAAAGCCTGAAATTCCAGAACTACCTAAACCAACTCTTCCTTCACTTTCTCCACCATACAAACCCGCTACTCCTTGA
- the LOC101244627 gene encoding protein PELPK1-like: MAQHYHVSSLLLLAFLNIFFIHGNISGATARHLLETPVPEIPKPQLPKVPAIPTVPKPELPAIPKPELPTLSKPQLPTLPKPKMPEIPTMPKSELPSMPKLEIPPLKKSEIPAVPKTEVPPVMKKPEVPTLPKPELPSLPKPEIPELPKPKVPELPKLKIPTMPKPEVPTMPKHEIPKPKVQELPKPEIPTTPKPEIPELPKTKVPELPKPEVPTMPKPEIPELPKPKAPELPKLKVPTMPKPEIPELPKPKVPELPKPDVPTMPKHEIPELPKPRVPELPKPEVPTTPKPEIPEPSKPKSLELPKLKIPTMPKPEIPELPKPKVPELPKPEIPKLPKPEVPTMPKLEIPELPKPKIPELPKLKVPTMPKPEIPELPKPTLPSLSPPYKPATP, from the coding sequence ATGGCTCAACATTACCACGTATCATCTCTCTTACTGCTTGCATTTCTCAATATATTCTTCATTCATGGCAACATAAGTGGTGCAACTGCACGCCATCTCCTCGAGACACCCGTTCCTGAGATACCTAAACCACAACTCCCAAAAGTTCCAGCAATCCCAACTGTGCCGAAGCCTGAGCTTCCAGCCATACCAAAGCCTGAGCTACCAACTCTTTCGAAGCCCCAGTTACCAACTTTGCCAAAGCCTAAGATGCCTGAGATCCCTACCATGCCAAAATCTGAGCTTCCTAGTATGCCAAAACTAGAGATTCCTCCCTTGAAAAAGTCAGAAATCCCCGCAGTGCCCAAGACTGAGGTTCCTCCTGTTATGAAAAAGCCTGAAGTTCCAACTCTACCAAAGCCCGAGCTACCAAGTCTGCCAAAGCCAGAAATCCCAGAACTACCAAAGCCAAAAGTCCCAGAGCTTCCAAAGCTAAAAATCCCAACAATGCCAAAGCCTGAAGTACCTACTATGCCAAAGCATGAAATCCCAAAACCAAAAGTCCAAGAGCTTCCAAAGCCTGAAATACCAACTACGCCAAAGCCCGAAATACCAGAACTACCAAAGACAAAAGTTCCAGAACTTCCGAAACCAGAAGTACCAACAATGCCAAAGCCAGAAATTCCAGAATTACCAAAACCAAAAGCCCCAGAGCTTCCAAAGCTAAAAGTCCCAACAATGCCAAAGCCTGAAATCCCAGAACTACCAAAGCCTAAAGTTCCAGAGCTTCCAAAGCCTGACGTACCAACTATGCCAAAGCATGAAATTCCGGAACTACCAAAGCCAAGAGTCCCAGAGCTTCCAAAGCCTGAAGTACCAACTACGCCAAAGCCTGAAATCCCTGAACCATCAAAGCCAAAATCCCTAGAGCTTCCAAAGCTAAAAATTCCAACAATGCCAAAACCTGAAATCCCAGAACTGCCAAAGCCTAAAGTTCCAGAGCTTCCAAAGCCTGAAATCCCAAAACTTCCTAAGCCAGAAGTACCAACAATGCCCAAGCTTGAAATTCCAGAACTACCAAAGCCAAAAATCCCAGAGCTTCCAAAGCTAAAAGTCCCAACTATGCCAAAGCCTGAAATTCCAGAACTTCCTAAACCAACTCTTCCTTCACTTTCTCCACCATACAAACCCGCTACTCCTTGA
- the LOC101249308 gene encoding uncharacterized protein, whose product MEHPFFMNGAGNTSRAEAIRWLSIAEKLLTNRDLVGSKSFATRAHESDPTLLPADQILAIVDTLIAGDKRINNQHLDYYSILQIPSNQTHDSELIANQYRRLALLLNPQKNNFPFSDHAFHLVVDAWSVLSNAFRRSVYDKEIGFFLNLNPVSSPPPPTNNPVGFMQQSSMIFQSQPQSHPVSSVPSSSSRERQTVTFLQDPQPQPMTSVTSLTREQQPVTFLSRNQTQPVSSTMLSPDREQHPFTFGSSTTRGQQQVAFAESTRGQQQVAFAESTRGPQQTAFAESTRGPQQVAFVESTRGQQQVASVDSTRGQHRVASMESRREQQEVVSVHQQGNKQAPQRNEGLLGNNQNFSASTSRNVNNEGLFGNNQNHSGKNVNNAGLFGNNQNHSASISKNANNAGLFGNNQNHSASISKNVNDEGLFGNNQNQSASTNRNVNNEGLFGSNQNQSANTSHNNVNNEVFFGNNQNHSVSSSNNNVRGKERGADASSPAVPSFWTACPYCYLMYEYPLEYVDCTLRCQKCKRAFQAVKIASPPPIIEGQEAYFCCWGFMPLGFSLEIFKKYKGNISSWTPFAPMFNKHGGVRKPSAPRVYIDDYEDVFLGLSESSEESDEDWKGDNKMKKAKSGKRKSKRFRRKKGKMQKSDKGKNVVGNAGDDVQDVSVTQGGVEVPNVTTAQSSKRAGNARRQAGRVTKDVGKLDLNVEFSNEVEEPPAPGVGQGNGAGTGEDGNIEGIEFFEGLDEFLSSLPILNAVGDDKVKAA is encoded by the coding sequence ATGGAACATCCATTCTTCATGAACGGCGCTGGAAATACGTCGAGAGCGGAGGCGATACGGTGGTTATCAATTGCCGAGAAGCTATTGACTAACCGTGACCTAGTTGGAAGCAAATCGTTTGCGACCCGTGCCCATGAATCCGACCCGACCCTTTTACCTGCCGACCAAATTCTTGCAATCGTTGACACCCTAATCGCCGGCGACAAGCGGATCAACAACCAGCATCTTGATTATTACTCTATTCTTCAAATTCCTTCCAACCAAACTCATGATTCTGAACTTATCGCTAATCAGTACCGACGTCTTGCGCTCCTATTGAACCCTCAGAagaacaatttccctttctctGACCATGCTTTTCATCTTGTGGTTGATGCTTGGTCTGTTCTTTCAAACGCTTTTAGGAGAAGTGTTTATGATAAAGAAATTGGGTTTTTTCTTAACCTTAACCCTGTATCGTCTCCTCCACCTCCGACTAATAACCCAGTTGGTTTCATGCAGCAAAGTTCTATGATTTTTCAGAGTCAACCACAGTCGCATCCAGTGAGTTCTGTTCCGAGTTCTTCAAGCAGAGAGCGGCAGACTGTAACATTTCTTCAAGACCCACAACCCCAGCCAATGACTTCTGTGACTAGCTTGACTAGAGAGCAGCAACCTGTAACATTTCTGAGCAGAAATCAAACACAGCCAGTAAGCTCTACTATGCTAAGCCCGGACAGAGAACAACACCCGTTTACCTTTGGATCAAGTACCACAAGAGGGCAACAGCAAGTAGCTTTTGCAGAATCAACAAGAGGGCAGCAACAAGTTGCTTTTGCAGAGTCGACCAGAGGGCCACAACAAACAGCTTTTGCAGAGTCGACAAGAGGGCCACAGCAAGTAGCTTTTGTAGAGTCGACCAGAGGGCAACAGCAAGTAGCTTCTGTAGACTCGACAAGAGGGCAACATCGAGTAGCGTCTATGGAGTCGAGAAGAGAGCAACAAGAAGTAGTTTCTGTACATCAGCAAGGTAATAAGCAGGCACCACAAAGAAACGAGGGCTTGTTGGGGAACAATCAAAATTTCTCTGCTAGTACTAGTAGAAATGTGAACAATGAGGGTTTGTTTGGGAACAATCAAAATCACTCTGGTAAAAATGTGAACAATGCTGGTTTGTTTGGGAACAATCAGAATCACTCTGCTAGTATTAGTAAAAATGCGAACAATGCGGGTTTGTTTGGAAACAATCAGAATCACTCTGCTAGTATTAGTAAAAATGTGAACGATGAGGGTTTGTTTGGGAACAATCAAAATCAGTCTGCTAGTACCAATAGAAATGTGAACAATGAGGGTTTGTTTGGGAGCAATCAAAATCAGTCTGCTAATACTAGTCACAACAATGTTAACAATGAGGTTTTTTTTGGGAACAATCAAAATCATTCTGTTAGTAGTAGTAACAACAATGTCAGGGGAAAAGAGAGGGGTGCAGATGCGTCAAGTCCTGCTGTTCCTAGTTTCTGGACTGCATGTCCTTATTGTTATCTGATGTATGAGTATCCTTTAGAGTACGTGGATTGTACTTTGAGGTGTCAAAAGTGCAAGAGGGCATTTCAGGCTGTAAAGATTGCCTCGCCACCACCAATTATAGAGGGACAAGAAGCTTATTTCTGTTGTTGGGGATTTATGCCTTTAGGATTTTCCTTGGAGATCTTTAAGAAATACAAAGGCAATATTTCGAGCTGGACTCCGTTTGCACCCATGTTTAATAAACATGGAGGTGTAAGAAAGCCATCTGCTCCCAgagtttatattgatgattatgaGGATGTGTTTCTGGGATTATCAGAGTCGAGTGAGGAGTCAGATGAGGATTGGAAGGGTGATAATAAGATGAAGAAGGCAAAGAGTGGGAAACGAAAAAGTAAAAGGTTTAGGAGAAAGAAGGGCAAGATGCAGAAATCTGACAAGGGAAAGAATGTTGTAGGGAATGCTGGTGATGATGTGCAAGATGTTTCAGTGACTCAAGGGGGTGTAGAAGTGCCCAATGTTACAACAGCTCAATCAAGCAAGAGAGCTGGTAATGCCAGAAGGCAAGCTGGAAGGGTTACCAAAGATGTTGGGAAATTGGATTTGAATGTGGAATTCAGTAATGAGGTTGAAGAGCCCCCTGCACCTGGGGTAGGCCAAGGCAATGGAGCTGGAACAGGGGAGGATGGGAACATTGAAGGGATTGAGTTTTTTGAAGGTCTTGATGAATTCCTAAGCAGTCTTCCTATACTCAATGCTGTGGGTGATGATAAGGTTAAGGCTGCCTAG